The genome window AGCGCCATGATCGAACCCTACAAAAACGCCCCGCCCCTGACCCAGCGCGCACCGGCTACCGAGCTGTTGGCGATTGCCGCCAAGGCCGCACCCGGCATGGCGCCGGACTTCATCGCCTTCCCCGGTACGCGCTTTTCCAGCGAGCACCATTACGCCGTGTTCATGAAAGGCAGTACCCACCTCACCTCGCATTTGCTCACGCCGGTACTGATCGACGCCAGCACCCTGGCCGTCACCGCCATCGCCGAACGCCCGTGGTACATGGACGCCATGGGCATGTCCCAACCGCTGCATTTTGGCGATTACGGCGGCATGCCGATGAAGATCCTGTGGGCGGCGCTGGATGTGCTGACCATCATCGTGCTGGTGAGCGGGATTTACCTGTGGGTCGTAAGGCGCCGAACATGAAGCCACGTCAGTCGAGTTTCTGGAAGGTTTTCGGGGTTCCGCTGGGGATCGGCCTGCTCAGCGCCGCCGGGTTGTTTGCAGCGCTGCTCGGGGATGGGCTGTGGGATTCGCTCAGTTGGCTCGGGTTGGGCATTCCCGCTGCAATTGGCACTTGGGCCTTGCTCAAACGGTGAGATAGATTAGCGCAGCCCAATCAGAGGAATGCCCATGTCCGCTCCCAGCATGACCTTGTTCCACAACCCCGCTTCACCGTTTGTTCGTAAGGTTCGCGTGCTGCTGGCTGAAACCGGCCAGCAGGATCGCGTCGCCCTGTACGGCTGCATGCCGACCCCGGTCAACCCGGATGCGCAGGTGGTAGAAGGCAACCCCGTGGGCAAGATCCCGGCCCTGCGCCTGGCCGACGGTTCAGTACTGCACGACAGCCGGGTGATCCTCGATTACTTCGACCACCAGCACGTCGGCACCCCGCTCATCCCCCGCGACGGCTCGGCCCGCTGGCGCCGCCTGACCCTGGCCTCGATGGCCGATGGCATCATGGATGCCGCCGTGCTGGTGCGCTACGAAACCGCCCTGCGCCCGGCAGAAAAACACTGGGACCAGTGGCTCGACGAACAGCGCAACAAGATCCGTCGCACCCTCGCCGAGCTGGAAGCCGACGCGATTGCCGAACTGGCCAGCCATTTCGATATCGCCGCCATCAGTGTGGCTTGCGCCCTGGGTTACCTCGACTTCCGCCACCCGGATATGCAATGGCGCCTGGACAACCCACAGCTTGCCGCCTGGTACGCGCAGGTCAGCCAGCGCCCTTCGATGCTGGAAACCCAGCCACCGCTTTGACAGTCACTGTAGTCCGGTGTGGGAGGGGGCTTGCCCCCGATGGCGGTGGGGCAGCGACAGGTGAAGTAACAGTCACACTGCAATCGGGGGCAAGCCCCCTCCCACATTGGCCGGTGGCAAGGTTGAGATAGTCGATGATCCTCGCCTTCATTTGCTGATCCTCGCGCAACCCGATCATTGCACCGCCTCCAGGTCAAACGCCAACGGCTCGGCCGCCTTGCGCTTGCCCACGCCATACCAGTCCAACTTGCGCGTCAACACCATCACCGTGCCCAGCAGGCCGAACAGCAGCAACGAGCCCATCAGCAGCGCGTAGTCCTCGGCACTCAACAACCCGTAGAGCAAGCCATACAGCGCCGCCAGCCCCGCCGAAAAGCCCAGGCCATGCGCCACGCTGCGCAGTACGTGACACACATAGAAGCCGATCAACAACACGCACGCACTGGCCGAGATCAGGTAGGCCAGGGCAAATCCGATGTGCTCGGACAACGACAGCAACAGCAGGTAGAAGAACGCCAGCGCAAAGCCCACCAAGGCGTACTGCACCGGGTGCACCGCCAGGCTCTTGAGCACTTCGAACAGGAAGAAACCGGCAAAAGTCAGGGCGATGAACAGCAGCGCGTATTTGATCGCACGGTCGCTCTTGAGGTACTGGTCCACCGGGTCGATGAAGTTCACGCCGAAGCTGCGGTTGTTGAAGTCATTGCAGCCCTGGCCGTCCAGGCAGGTTTGCAGGGCCTGTTCGAGGTTGGTGGAAAAAAATGAGGTCTGCCAGTTGGCGGTAAACCCCTTGTCGGTGACCTCGCGTTGCGCCGGCAGGAAGTTGCCGATAAAGCTGGGGTGCGGCCAGTTGGAGGCGAGTGACACCTGGCTGGTCTTGCCCACCGGCACCACTTGCAATTGTTCGGTGCCTTGCAGGCGCAGGTCGAAGGCAAACTCCACGACAGAGGGCTTTTTGCTGTCCTGCTCCGGCAGCGCCACGTGCACGCCTTCACCCAGCCAGTCCACCTGAGAGCCCGGCTCGAACTCCAGTTGCTGGCTGCCCAGCTCCAACTTCAACGCATTCTCGATGCCGCGAATATCGCTGATACCCACCGCCAGAAACGCCGGCTCAAAGCGGTAATCGGCAAAGTTCTCGGTGATACCCAACTGCGCAGGCAATTCGAAGCGCCCGCTGATGCGGTTGTCGGCATGGAACAGCCGCGCCTGGTAGATGCCGCGTGCGCGCAGTTCGGTCTGCACCTTGCCGTCGAGTTCAAAACGGTCCGGCAGGAAATACAGACGACCACGCTCTTCACGGGTGACTTCGTAGCGTTTGTTGAGCTTTTCATTGAGCTTCCACTCGCGGACGGTCTTGCGATACGGCACCACCATCACCGGGCCGGTGAGGCGCTGGGCGTAGCTGGAGCTGCGGGCGATGTCCATCAGGACGCCGTCGCGCAGTTGCTGGCGGTCGCTGATGATGCCGTTGATCATCAGCAACGGAATCAGCAACAGCAGGATCAGCAGCGCAATCGCGCCAAGTTTGAAAAGCAGGCTGCGGTTCATGGGTCTCTCCCTGTTTTGATGGGGGAGAGTCTGGGCAGCCTGTGTGGGAGATTTATGTGGGCAATGTGGAGACTGTATGGAGATGCAGCACCACTTGCACGCCACCTTGCACGTTACCGATCTGCAAGGCGCCGCCGTGCAGCTTCATCACTTCCTCGACAAAGTTGAGGCCCAGGCCGGTGCTTTTGCGCCCGCTGGCCGGGCGTGGCAGCGAGTAGAACCGTTCGCTCAAGCGCGGCAGGGCGTAGTCGGGAATCGGCGCGGCCTGGTTGAACAGGCT of Pseudomonas azotoformans contains these proteins:
- a CDS encoding glutathione S-transferase family protein encodes the protein MSAPSMTLFHNPASPFVRKVRVLLAETGQQDRVALYGCMPTPVNPDAQVVEGNPVGKIPALRLADGSVLHDSRVILDYFDHQHVGTPLIPRDGSARWRRLTLASMADGIMDAAVLVRYETALRPAEKHWDQWLDEQRNKIRRTLAELEADAIAELASHFDIAAISVACALGYLDFRHPDMQWRLDNPQLAAWYAQVSQRPSMLETQPPL
- a CDS encoding DUF4175 domain-containing protein, with the translated sequence MKPRQSSFWKVFGVPLGIGLLSAAGLFAALLGDGLWDSLSWLGLGIPAAIGTWALLKR
- the creD gene encoding cell envelope integrity protein CreD; this encodes MNRSLLFKLGAIALLILLLLIPLLMINGIISDRQQLRDGVLMDIARSSSYAQRLTGPVMVVPYRKTVREWKLNEKLNKRYEVTREERGRLYFLPDRFELDGKVQTELRARGIYQARLFHADNRISGRFELPAQLGITENFADYRFEPAFLAVGISDIRGIENALKLELGSQQLEFEPGSQVDWLGEGVHVALPEQDSKKPSVVEFAFDLRLQGTEQLQVVPVGKTSQVSLASNWPHPSFIGNFLPAQREVTDKGFTANWQTSFFSTNLEQALQTCLDGQGCNDFNNRSFGVNFIDPVDQYLKSDRAIKYALLFIALTFAGFFLFEVLKSLAVHPVQYALVGFALAFFYLLLLSLSEHIGFALAYLISASACVLLIGFYVCHVLRSVAHGLGFSAGLAALYGLLYGLLSAEDYALLMGSLLLFGLLGTVMVLTRKLDWYGVGKRKAAEPLAFDLEAVQ